One Aethina tumida isolate Nest 87 chromosome 5, icAetTumi1.1, whole genome shotgun sequence genomic window carries:
- the LOC109609613 gene encoding uncharacterized protein LOC109609613 isoform X1, with translation MEIEEKYGQIKFFRKNGELGPPFPLGYGKTTIGSSMLADVRLKMNDPRLEEIHCVINVYSEGLATLVNKSKVAPVKVNNVPVNQFKVLNNGDRFEVIGKVFQYCNDHINKQDVERVENSLTNALTPPRRHSEYIIPNVSSENKIFKTLGNSRKTPSKQISKRVSKKLESDEINIENENKEISTQVSKELTSSSVEAIINEVTKIDTNVLSKRLSKRLSSKLEPVEELANSSVKENILPTEDQQHETKVNISLSTKRLSKRLSSKLKSVEEVVNSGDEDQQLESNEDRDAKVDTNLTSKRLSKRLSSKLKSVEELANSSDKDIIPFTENQQLEAIVNKVTKIDTNVPSKRLSKRISSKFEPVEELANSIVKENILPTEDQQHETKADISLSTKRLSKRLSSKLKSVEEVVNSSDEEVISSLQDQQLESNEDSDVKVDTNLTTKRLSKRLSSKLKSIEELANSSVKEVIPSTENQEQETMDINLSTKRFSKRLSSNLETTEVMPSTEDPQHDTNEDNESKINISLSTKRLSKRSSSQLKSVEEVANSSDEEVISSLQDQQLESNEDRDVKVDTNLTTKRLSKRLSSKLKSIEEFANSSVKEVISSAENQEQETMDINLSTKRFSKRLSSKLDSTEVMPSTEDQQHETNENNESKININLSTKRLSKRLSNKLKSVEELANSSDEEIIPSTQEQQLETNENDETYVQSEINQYESDQFINDWVEQENFESEQIEEVQNDKVNRELQIENVQNEEEQLENEEFEEPQVENDGQIDNGENEEDQLKNGQTENDQNREKLLEEQLENEEFEEPQIENDLNQEQVDNSENEEYQLKNGQTENDQKSEKLLEEQLENKEVEEPQIENDLNQEQVDNNEYEEDQLKNGQTEEIWTENDQNREKLLEDGHNEETILDTEQIPELQLTNSLVKTRYSQRRSSILTTNESMNGIQFNKEEVVSESLIQLEDNYSDNNAKETPSKSLVEVNVDETSINKDTDEEEEKECFLETSLKEDRLPEVGNIEVDENVPKTPDNKTNNGPVTKTSNRKTMLTRHSSTPKIASPRRSTPNLKTPLKISPIHQQNKSSIKKLNYSDKFITRRSASAHTELVKVNDSSIVESLQLKTSEISTSFGHLDMDPIPNISKVALESTPKNSPRRTPGSGLRKRVMQNMINDSNMSTLALYTSRELALVKEKLDKDGELSSIDPKDFIEKDEEIDVEVSIKHNSMGDNLVTPEGNTTVVVIDSSLESPDLNKRRSKRRNMSSVVEILDTTTPKSIVKNKYLTAVAADKTVDDSLCEINSSTDSNTDLKNSFSSTNVEEKHDEEQNLINESGTPDSQLIKTPLNTPQLFETIKKSVLKSRGLKRTRESTGSNLLSSKKLKFASKLSSDDDYLDESFDEEMASLNLSSSVRDDSLPEDLNQLTERPKQEPRLNKSDFLPTIRSNYDDKRRSLCAIKFVEMPLLNETEGTEVKRKRGRPSKTNKSLDTTKNDSIVNSIKRKRGRPSKAANVSTLQQADPNSFGRSLNEQKTDEKLVKRGRARPSKGTDLNCSNKKQGKLSIDTTNYECERELIVSLEQMTEIDEYIDVVNQSQNELSGIEPLDVSLMSEQQHQDECIDLHMTESSTKRKLESRSPTSITESEEPGSVLNEVERVKRLKSHAKSPYNDLTDVGGVKRLLTTPKVHKSPVNDLTQVAGVKNLLATPVLQKSPTNDLTDVKGVKKLLKTPRQQKLPANDLTDVRGVKKLLKTPKGQKSPTNDLTDVRGIKKLLKTPKEQKSPTNDLTEVGGVKQLLATPKDQKSPMNDLTDVRGVKKLLKTPKQQKSPTNDLTDVGGVKKLLATPKEQKSPTNDLTDVGGVKKLLTTPLHQKSPVNDLSNVSGVEQMFVLSSTTEDAFEEVFNRKKIRTYAKYNKNNSLEDIVSVEESPINSPLNSDRVKNWVEEQSEIVLQAIDNNVTTSTEKKETKSRTKRNVRGKAKAEDAENEPPKVLRKTRGRKLLADLDIVEPNTINTSPVTPSAEKRIEESQPAKKTTRNRKVTFDEVDEDGGDHSESELSAKKTKTRRVVPKVHDGEEMDKELEPKRGARTRNSKKTQEISVGKGRTRKVTQKNEEDDIEKEESTNTERTAREGDSDEETEKDEIKEKSVAKTRGVRKGAHTVSDEDNGKEEVEEVPTRKGRTRKVTQKNEEKNIEKESTNTKRAARKVDSDEETEKDEIKEKLGTKTRGVRKRAHTVSDEENEKEDGEEMPTRKGRTRKVTQKNEEKGIKKESTNTKRAARKVDSNEETEKDESKDKLATNTRAVRKRAHTVSDEDNEKEEDEELPTRKGRTRTVTQKNEEKNIEKESTNTKKTARKVDLDEETKKDEIKEKLATKNRRVRKGHTEDEDNEKEEGEELPTRKGRTRKATQKNEEKNIEELPTRKGRARKVVQKDLEEDSKEKEELVSKKGKAHKTHQKDSENEDESNELPPKKRKAARTAEVQNVRVTRATRSKNLK, from the exons atggaaatagaagaaaaatatGGTCAAATCAAATTCTTTAGGAAGAATGGGGAACTCGGACCGCCGTTCCCATTGGGTTATGGCAAAACTACTATTGGATCTTCGATGTTGGCCGACGttagattaaaaatgaatgatcCTAGATTGGAGGAAATCCATTGTGTTATTAATGTCTACAGTGAAGGGCTG gcaACCTTAGTAAATAAGTCGAAAGTGGCGCCAGTTAAGGTGAACAATGTTCCTGTGAAccagtttaaagttttaaacaatgGTGATAGGTTTGAAGTGATTGGGAAGGTTTTTCAGTATTGCAATGATCACATAAACAAAcag gacGTTGAAAGAGTTGAAAACAGCTTAACAAATGCATTAACTCCTCCACGGAGACattctgaatatattataCCAAATGTTTCATCAGAAAACAAaat ttttaaaactcTGGGCAACTCAAGAAAAACACCATCAAAACAAATAAGTAAACGTGTGTCAAAGAAATTGGAAAGTGACGAAATCAATATTGAAAATGAGAATAAAGAAATTAGTACACAAGTAAGTAAAGAGCTTACAAGTTCAAGTGTAGAAGCAATAATTAATGAGGTGACAAAAATTGATACCAATGTTCTTTCAAAAAGATTGAGTAAACGTTTATCTAGCAAGTTAGAACCTGTTGAAGAACTTGCAAATTCTAGTGttaaggaaaatatattaCCAACTGAAGACCAACAGCATGaaacaaaagttaatataagCCTTTCTACAAAGAGACTGAGTAAACGTTTATCTAGCAAATTAAAATCTGTTGAAGAAGTTGTAAATTCCGGCGACGAAGATCAGCAACTTGAAAGTAATGAAGATCGTGACGCAAAAGTTGATACCAATCTTACATCAAAAAGATTGAGTAAACGTTTATCTAGCAAGTTGAAATCTGTTGAAGAACTTGCTAATTCAAGTGACAAAGACATTATACCATTCACTGAAAATCAACAACTAGAAGCAATAGTTAATAAGGTGACAAAAATTGATACCAATGTTCCTTCAAAAAGATTGAGTAAACGTATATCTAGCAAGTTTGAACCTGTTGAAGAACTTGCAAATTCCATTGttaaggaaaatatattaCCAACTGAAGACCAACAGCATGAAACAAAAGCTGATATCAGCCTTTCTACAAAGAGATTGAGTAAACGTTTatctagtaaattaaaatctgttgAAGAAGTTGTAAATTCCAGTGATGAAGAAGTTATATCATCACTTCAAGATCAACAACTTGAAAGTAATGAAGATAGTGACGTTAAAGTTGATACCAATCTTACAACAAAAAGATTGAGTAAACGTTTATCTAGCAAGTTGAAGTCTATCGAAGAACTTGCGAATTCCAGTGTCAAGGAAGTTATTCCATCAACTGAAAACCAAGAGCAGGAAACAATGGATATCAACCTGTCTACAAAGAGATTCAGTAAACGTTTATCTAGCAATTTAGAAACTACTGAAGTTATGCCATCAACTGAAGACCCACAACATGATACTAATGAAGACAatgaatcaaaaattaatatcagtcTTTCTACAAAGAGATTGAGTAAACGTTCATCTAGCCAATTAAAATCTGTTGAAGAAGTTGCAAATTCCAGTGATGAGGAAGTTATATCATCACTTCAAGATCAACAACTTGAAAGTAATGAAGATCGTGACGTAAAAGTTGATACCAATCTTACAACAAAAAGATTGAGTAAACGTTTATCTAGCAAATTGAAGTCTATTGAAGAATTTGCGAATTCCAGTGTCAAGGAAGTTATTTCATCAGCTGAAAACCAAGAGCAGGAAACAATGGATATCAACTTGTCTACAAAGAGATTCAGTAAACGTTTATCTAGCAAGTTAGATTCTACTGAAGTTATGCCATCAACTGAAGACCAACAACATGAAACTAATGAAAACAatgaatcaaaaattaatatcaatcttTCTACAAAGAGATTGAGTAAACGTTTATCAAACAAGTTAAAATCTGTTGAAGAACTCGCGAATTCTAGTGACGAAGAAATTATACCATCAACTCAAGAACAACAGCTTGAAACTAATGAAAATGATGAAACTTATGTACAGtctgaaattaatcaatatgaaTCTGATCAATTCATAAATGACTGGGTTGAACAAGAGAATTTTGAAAGTGAACAGATTGAAGAAGTGCAAAATGACAAAGTTAATCGAGAActacaaattgaaaatgttcaaaatgaaGAAGAGCAACTTGAAAatgaagaatttgaagaacCACAAGTTGAGAATGATGGACAAATTGACAATGGTGAAAATGAGGAAGATCAACTTAAGAATGGACAGACAGAAAATGATCAGAATAGAGAAAAGCTTCTGGAAGAGCAACTTGAAAatgaagaatttgaagaacCACAGATTGAGAATGATCTAAATCAAGAACAAGTTGACAATAGTGAGAATGAAGAATATCAACTTAAGAATGGACAGACTGAAAATGATCAGAAAAGTGAAAAGCTTCTGGAAGAGcaacttgaaaataaagaagtTGAAGAACCACAGATTGAGAATGATCTAAATCAAGAACAAGTTGACAATAATGAGTATGAGGAAGACCAACTTAAGAATGGACAGACTGAAGAAATTTGGACAGAAAATGATCAGAATAGAGAAAAACTTTTGGAAGATGGGCATAATGAAGAAACTATACTTGATACAGAACAAATTCCAGAATTACAACTAACCAACAGTTTGGTAAAAACACGGTATTCACAGAGAAGGAGTAGTATCTTAACGACAAATGAGAGTATGAAtggtatacaatttaataaagaagagGTTGTTTCTGAATCTTTAATACAGTTAGAAGATAATTATTCTGATAATAACGCAAAAGAAACTCCTTCAAAGTCATTAGTAGAAGTGAACGTGGATGAAACTTCAATAAACAAGGATACTgatgaagaagaagaaaaagagTGTTTCTTAGAAACGTCGTTAAAAGAAGATCGTTTGCCTGAAGTAGGTAACATTGAAGTGGACGAAAATGTGCCGAAAACTCCCGACAACAAAACTAATAATGGACCCGTCACAAAAACTTCAAATAGAAAAACCATGTTGACCCGACATTCTAGCACGCCTAAAATAGCATCACCACGTCGTTCCACTCCCAATTTGAAAACGCCGCTGAAAATTTCGCCGATCCATCAGCAGAACAAATCGAGcatcaaaaaattgaattactcAGACAAATTCATAACACGACGAAGCGCCTCCGCTCACACTGAACTCGTCAAAGTGAACGATTCCTCTATTGTGGAAAGTTTACAGTTGAAGACGAGCGAAATTTCGACAAGTTTCGGACATTTGGACATGGATCCGATACCGAACATTAGCAAGGTTGCGTTGGAATCAACGCCGAAAAACTCGCCGAGGAGAACACCCGGAAGTGGCTTAAGGAAACGTGTCATGCAAAATATGATCAATGATTCTAATATGTCGACTCTGGCCTTGTACACATCTCGAGAATTGGCCCTGGTTAAAGAGAAACTGGACAAGGACGGAGAGCTCAGTAGCATCGATCCGaaagattttattgaaaaagacGAAGAAATTGACGTAGAAGTATCGATTAAGCATAATTCGATGGGGGACAATTTAGTCACTCCCGAAGGCAATACAACTGTTGTTGTTATCGACTCTTCTTTGGAAAGTCCCGATTTAAATAAGCGCAGATCAAAGCGTCGTAACATGAGCAGCGTCGTTGAAATACTAGACACGACAACTCCAAAATCAATAGTGAAAAACAAGTATTTAACGGCGGTAGCTGCGGACAAAACCGTCGACGATTCATTATGCGAGATCAATTCTTCAACTGACTCAAACACTGACTTAAAGAATAGTTTTTCATCTACCAATGTTGAAGAAAAACATGATGAAGAGCAGAATTTGATTAATGAGTCTGGAACGCCGGATAGTCAACTGATAAAAACACCTCTGAATACACCGCAGCTCTTTGAAACCATTAAAAAGTCCGTCCTTAAGTCAAGGGGCTTGAAAAGAACGAGAGAGTCGACTGGCAGTAATCTGTTGTCTTCAAAGAAGTTAAAATTCGCTTCTAAATTATCTTCTGACGACGATTATCTG GATGAATCGTTTGACGAAGAGATGGCATCCCTGAACTTATCATCGTCTGTTAGAGATGATTCGTTACCGGAAGATCTAAATCAGTTGACGGAGAGGCCCAAACAAGAACCGCGGTTAAATAAGAGCGACTTTTTGCCAACGATACGCTCTAATTACGATGACAAACGACGTTCCCTGTGTGCTATAAAATTCGTAGAAATGCCGTTGCTCAACGAGACTGAAGGTACTGAAGTAAAGAGGAAGAGAGGTAGACCTTCAAAGACTAATAAAAGTCTTGATACCACCAAGAACGACAGTATTGTCAATTCGATTAAAAGAAAGAGGGGCAGGCCTTCAAAAGCTGCCAACGTCTCGACCTTACAGCAAGCCGATCCTAATTCTTTTGGCAGGTctttaaatgaacaaaaaactgatgaaaaattagttaaaagagGTAGAGCTAGACCCTCAAAAGGGACTGACTTAAACTGTAGCAACAAGAAACAAGGCAAACTGTCTATAGATACTACAAACTATGAGTGTGAGCGTGAATTGATTGTATCGCTCGAACAAATGACTGAGATAGATGAATACATAGATGTTGTTAACCAGTCGCAAAATGAATTGTCAGGTATTGAACCACTAGACGTTTCTCTAATGTCTGAACAACAACATCAGGATGAGTGTATCGATTTGCACATGACCGAATCGAGTACCAAACGCAAACTGGAATCAAGGTCACCAACTTCAATAACCGAATCTGAAGAACCTGGCAGTGTTCTCAATGAGGTTGAACGTGTTAAACGGCTAAAATCGCACGCTAAGTCTCCTTACAATGATCTGACAGACGTCGGGGGAGTTAAAAGACTGTTGACAACTCCCAAAGTACACAAATCTCCTGTGAACGATCTGACACAAGTTGCAGGAGTTAAGAATCTTTTAGCAACGCCTGTGCTGCAAAAATCGCCTACTAATGATCTGACTGACGTCAAAGGAGtcaagaaacttttaaaaactcCTAGACAACAAAAATTACCCGCTAATGATCTGACTGATGTCAGAGGAgttaagaaacttttaaaaactcCTAAAGGCCAAAAGTCGCCTACTAATGACTTGACTGATGTCCGAGGaattaagaaacttttaaaaactcCTAAAGAGCAAAAGTCGCCCACTAATGATTTGACTGAAGTCGGAGGAGTTAAGCAACTTCTAGCAACTCCAAAAGATCAGAAATCACCTATGAATGATCTAACTGATGTCAGAGGAgttaagaaacttttaaaaactcccaaacaacaaaaatcacCGACTAATGATTTAACTGATGTTGGAGGTGTTAAGAAGCTTTTAGCAACTCCAAAGGAGCAAAAATCGCCTACTAATGATCTGACTGATGTCGGAGgagttaaaaaacttttaacaacTCCCTTACATCAAAAATCGCCTGTTAATGATCTGTCCAATGTAAGTGGAGTGGAGCAAATGTTTGTGTTGTCTTCCACAACTGAGGATGCCTTCGAAGAGGTATTCAACAGGAAGAAAATACGAACGTATgcaaagtataataaaaataatagtctaGAAGATATTGTGAGTGTCGAAGAATCTCCGATCAATTCTCCCTTAAATTCCGATCGTGTAAAAAATTGGGTCGAGGAACAAAGCGAGATTGTGTTACAGGCGATCGACAATAACGTTACTACATCTACGGAGAAGAAAGAAACCAAGTCGAGGACTAAGAGAAACGTCCGAGGCAAAGCGAAGGCAGAAGACGCTGAAAACGAACCGCCTAAAGTGCTGAGAAAAACTCGAGGCAGAAAATTGCTTGCGGACTTGGATATAGTTGAACCGAATACTATAAACACTTCACCTGTCACGCCCAGTGCAGAGAAGCGAATTGAAGAGAGTCAGCCAGCTAAGAAAACGACAAGGAATCGAAAAGTTACATTTGATGAAGTGGATGAGGATGGGGGGGACCATTCGGAATCTGAATTATCAGCAAAGAAGACTAAGACTCGTAGAGTTGTACCTAAGGTGCACGATGGAGAAGAGATGGATAAAGAACTTGAGCCAAAAAGGGGAGCACGGACACGAAACAGTAAAAAAACTCAAGAGATTTCAGTAGGAAAAGGACGTACGCGTAAAGTTActcaaaaaaatgaagaagatGATATTGAAAAAGAAGAATCAACAAATACGGAAAGAACAGCACGTGAAGGTGATTCAGatgaagaaactgaaaaagatGAGATCAAAGAAAAATCGGTTGCAAAAACTCGAGGAGTTCGAAAAGGTGCTCACACTGTTTCAGACGAGGACAATGGAAAAGAAGAGGTTGAAGAAGTGCCTACCCGAAAAGGAAGAACACGCAAAGTTACCcagaaaaatgaagaaaaaaatattgaaaaagagTCAACGAATACGAAAAGAGCTGCACGTAAAGTTGATTCAGATGAGGAAACTGAAAAAGATGagatcaaagaaaaattggGTACAAAAACTCGAGGAGTTCGAAAACGTGCTCACACTGTTTCAGACGAGGAGAATGAAAAAGAAGATGGTGAAGAAATGCCCACTCGAAAAGGAAGAACACGCAAAGTTACCcagaaaaatgaagaaaaaggtattaaaaaagaatcaaCAAATACGAAAAGAGCAGCACGTAAAGTTGATTCAAatgaagaaactgaaaaagatGAGAGTAAAGACAAATTGGCAACAAACACTCGAGCAGTTCGAAAACGTGCTCACACTGTTTCAGACGAGGACAATGAAAAAGAAGAGGATGAAGAATTGCCTACCCGAAAAGGAAGAACGCGCACAGTTACCcagaaaaatgaagaaaaaaatatcgaaaaaGAATCAACAAATACGAAAAAAACAGCACGTAAAGTTGACTTAGatgaagaaactaaaaaagatgaaattaaagaaaaattggcCACGAAAAACCGAAGAGTTCGAAAAGGTCACACTGAAGACGAGGACAATGAAAAAGAGGAGGGTGAAGAGTTGCCTACCCGGAAAGGGAGAACACGCAAAGCTACCCAGAAAaacgaagaaaaaaatattgaagagtTGCCGACCAGAAAAGGAAGAGCACGTAAAGTTGTCCAAAAGGATTTGGAGGAGGACAgtaaagaaaaagaagaattgGTATCAAAAAAGGGGAAAGCACATAAAACTCATCAGAAAGATTCTGAGAATGAAGATGAGTCTAACGAATTGCCACCCAAAAAAAGGAAAGCAGCACGTACAGCTGAAGTACAAAATGTTCGGGTAACTAGAGCAACTAGGtccaaaaatctaaaataa